The following proteins are co-located in the Verrucomicrobiota bacterium genome:
- a CDS encoding c-type cytochrome, whose translation MPSLSALLRRGFNTPGGLETVSTLLLKPTPPSPSPRPSPLGRGSMDSRAGEEGRPRACLGEKDRVRGKASRITIASNRPKARQSAWAFLRSFSLLAAVVFANAGWAAELASTQEAQISRGKLLYLGHCVTCHQGAGQGTPGAFPPLAASDFLMADKPRSIRIVVEGFSDIITVNGQTYKGFMPPAVLNDQQVADVLTFVRNTWGNSGEAVTADEVKAVRAKTQFPTFEALVKANAYLPLPKPPEGFTLREVARMPNHPTRLIGDGKGQALYALCFNGDVWKIDIATGTLKQILFGPNYLDLKLGDTFIVGATLDAQNRLYIVSNQRNETVNPVNAEVIIYRTTTHSEGEPAEPRPWFRTSYPWGTGNHHAVGHIAFGPDGHLYVNSGSRTDSNDAGDDPKIAKVGETPLTACMWRFDPRAEKPELEIYARGLRNAYGYCWNDQGEMFATENGPNKDAPEELNQIERGKHYGFPYFFADQTEKLYPYTPDPPPGLKFELPIANLGPDGGFNGKPVYTFDAHSSPAGMVFLGDDFPPDFRGTFLITRYGILIAQPKDYGFDLLQARLRKNAQGKYEATMKTVLAPLARPLDIVQNGKGKLYIAEYCRAITFKGSLGLPGRILELAVKPPSR comes from the coding sequence ATGCCATCCCTTTCCGCGCTGCTTCGTCGGGGGTTCAACACACCTGGGGGCCTGGAAACAGTATCCACCCTGTTGCTCAAACCGACGCCTCCTTCCCCCTCACCCCGGCCCTCTCCCTTGGGGAGAGGGAGTATGGATTCTCGTGCTGGTGAAGAAGGGAGGCCTCGGGCTTGTCTTGGGGAGAAGGACAGGGTGAGGGGAAAGGCTTCTCGAATCACAATCGCATCCAACAGGCCAAAGGCCCGCCAGAGCGCATGGGCGTTTCTGCGCTCTTTTTCGCTTCTTGCTGCCGTCGTGTTCGCAAACGCCGGTTGGGCCGCAGAGCTGGCTTCAACCCAAGAAGCGCAAATCTCCCGAGGCAAGCTCCTTTACCTCGGCCATTGCGTCACTTGCCATCAAGGGGCCGGCCAGGGAACGCCCGGAGCCTTTCCGCCGCTCGCGGCTTCGGATTTCCTGATGGCCGACAAACCGCGGAGCATCCGAATCGTCGTGGAGGGGTTTTCGGACATCATCACCGTCAACGGCCAAACCTACAAAGGTTTCATGCCGCCCGCCGTGCTCAACGACCAGCAAGTCGCCGATGTGCTCACTTTCGTTCGAAACACCTGGGGCAACTCCGGCGAAGCCGTCACCGCGGACGAAGTCAAAGCCGTGCGCGCGAAAACGCAATTCCCCACGTTCGAGGCGTTGGTCAAGGCCAACGCTTATCTCCCGCTCCCGAAACCGCCGGAGGGATTCACGCTCCGCGAAGTCGCGCGCATGCCGAATCATCCCACGCGCCTGATCGGTGATGGCAAAGGCCAGGCGCTTTACGCGCTCTGTTTCAACGGTGACGTCTGGAAGATCGACATCGCCACCGGCACGTTGAAACAGATTCTGTTCGGGCCAAATTACCTCGACCTGAAGCTGGGCGATACCTTCATTGTCGGCGCGACGCTCGATGCTCAGAACCGCCTTTACATTGTCTCCAACCAACGCAACGAGACCGTCAATCCAGTCAATGCCGAAGTCATCATTTACCGCACGACCACGCACAGCGAGGGCGAACCGGCGGAACCCAGGCCGTGGTTCCGAACTTCCTATCCGTGGGGGACCGGCAATCATCATGCCGTCGGCCACATCGCGTTCGGTCCGGATGGTCACCTTTACGTGAACAGCGGCTCGCGCACCGACAGCAACGATGCCGGGGACGATCCCAAAATCGCCAAAGTCGGCGAAACGCCGCTGACCGCGTGCATGTGGCGGTTCGATCCGCGGGCCGAGAAACCCGAACTGGAGATTTACGCGCGCGGCCTGCGCAACGCCTACGGATATTGTTGGAACGACCAGGGCGAAATGTTCGCGACGGAAAACGGCCCGAACAAAGACGCGCCCGAAGAGTTGAATCAAATCGAGCGCGGCAAACACTATGGCTTCCCGTATTTCTTTGCCGACCAGACAGAGAAGCTTTACCCCTACACGCCGGACCCTCCGCCGGGCCTGAAATTTGAACTGCCGATTGCCAACCTCGGTCCAGACGGCGGCTTCAACGGGAAACCGGTTTACACGTTCGACGCGCATTCGTCGCCGGCGGGAATGGTCTTTCTGGGCGACGATTTTCCGCCGGATTTTCGAGGAACCTTTCTCATCACGCGCTACGGCATCCTCATCGCGCAGCCGAAGGATTACGGCTTCGACCTCCTGCAAGCGCGCCTGCGCAAAAACGCGCAAGGCAAGTACGAAGCGACGATGAAGACCGTGCTCGCGCCGCTGGCTCGGCCGCTGGATATCGTGCAGAACGGCAAGGGCAAGCTTTACATCGCGGAATACTGTCGGGCGATCACGTTCAAAGGCTCGCTGGGGCTGCCAGGCCGCATCCTCGAATTGGCGGTCAAACCGCCGAGCCGTTGA